In Ruania zhangjianzhongii, the following proteins share a genomic window:
- the ahcY gene encoding adenosylhomocysteinase has protein sequence MTFSEASGRYKVRDLSLAEAGRHQIRLAEHEMPGLMALRAEYGDAQPLRGARIAGSLHMTVQTAVLIETLTALGAQVRWASCNIFSTQDEAAAAVAVGPHGTPEDPRGVPVFAWKGESLAEYWDCTEQILLWPDGGPNLILDDGGDATMLVHEGRRLEAAGAVGPAPQPGDADYSEEKVVFLDVIRRSLASDPQRWHTVAAGIRGVSEETTTGVHRLYQLAAAGELLFPAINVNDSVTKSKFDNRYGIRHSLPDGINRATDILIGGKVAVVCGYGDVGKGAAESLRGQGARVVVTEIDPICALQAAMDGYQVAQLESVLAEGDFFITTTGNVNVITTEHLAGMKDKAVVGNVGHFDNEIDVAGLARSGVQRTEIKPQVHEWTFPATAERDEHSIIVLSEGRLLNLGNATGHPSFVMSNSFANQVIAQMELYAPDAEETYDLDVHRLPKVLDEKVARLHLEALGVELTELTKEQAEYIDVDVAGPYKSEHYRY, from the coding sequence ATGACCTTTTCCGAAGCAAGCGGGCGCTACAAGGTGCGTGACCTGTCCCTGGCCGAGGCCGGCCGGCACCAGATTCGGCTGGCCGAGCACGAGATGCCCGGCCTGATGGCGCTGCGCGCCGAGTACGGCGACGCTCAGCCGCTGCGCGGTGCGCGGATCGCCGGATCGCTGCACATGACCGTGCAGACCGCAGTGCTGATCGAGACCCTCACGGCACTTGGCGCGCAGGTGCGCTGGGCCTCTTGCAACATCTTCTCCACCCAGGACGAGGCGGCCGCTGCCGTGGCGGTCGGCCCGCACGGGACGCCGGAGGACCCGCGCGGGGTGCCGGTGTTCGCCTGGAAGGGGGAGAGCCTGGCGGAGTACTGGGACTGCACGGAGCAGATCCTGCTCTGGCCGGACGGCGGCCCCAATCTGATCCTGGACGACGGCGGAGACGCCACCATGCTGGTGCACGAGGGTCGACGGCTCGAGGCGGCCGGAGCAGTCGGGCCCGCCCCGCAGCCCGGGGACGCCGACTACTCCGAGGAGAAAGTGGTCTTCCTGGACGTGATCCGCCGCTCTCTGGCCAGCGACCCGCAGCGCTGGCACACGGTTGCCGCCGGGATCCGCGGGGTGAGCGAGGAGACCACCACCGGTGTGCACCGGCTCTACCAGCTCGCGGCCGCCGGGGAGCTGTTGTTCCCGGCGATCAACGTGAACGACTCGGTCACCAAGTCCAAGTTTGACAACCGGTACGGCATCCGCCACTCCCTGCCCGACGGGATCAACCGCGCCACCGACATCCTGATCGGCGGCAAGGTGGCCGTGGTGTGCGGCTACGGCGATGTGGGCAAGGGCGCCGCGGAGTCGCTGCGCGGTCAGGGCGCCCGGGTGGTGGTCACCGAGATCGACCCGATCTGCGCGCTGCAGGCCGCGATGGACGGCTACCAGGTCGCCCAGCTGGAGTCGGTACTGGCTGAGGGTGACTTCTTCATCACCACCACCGGCAACGTGAATGTGATCACCACGGAGCACCTGGCCGGGATGAAGGACAAGGCCGTGGTGGGCAACGTGGGCCACTTCGACAACGAGATCGACGTGGCCGGCTTGGCCCGGTCCGGGGTGCAGCGCACCGAGATCAAGCCGCAGGTGCACGAGTGGACCTTCCCGGCCACCGCTGAGCGCGACGAGCACTCGATCATCGTGCTCTCCGAGGGCCGGCTGCTGAACCTGGGCAATGCCACCGGGCACCCGTCGTTCGTGATGAGCAACTCCTTCGCCAACCAGGTGATCGCGCAGATGGAGCTGTACGCACCCGATGCCGAGGAGACCTACGACCTCGACGTGCACCGTCTGCCCAAGGTGCTGGACGAGAAGGTCGCCCGGCTGCACCTGGAGGCGCTCGGGGTGGAGCTGACCGAGCTGACCAAGGAGCAGGCCGAGTACATCGACGTGGACGTCGCCGGACCGTACAAGTCCGAGCACTACCGGTACTGA
- a CDS encoding glycine betaine ABC transporter substrate-binding protein, with protein sequence MKTPQKTLRRRQVTALFASGAIGLSLAACGSDDGGSDSGDGGEGGGDNTITLGYLPSWTDGLSTAYLLDHFLTEAGYTVEHEELSEAGILYTALAQNDVDLYPSAWPEVTHASYMEEYGDDIEDLATYYEGAVLTFAVPEYSDITSIDQLPDHVDELGGRVVGIEPSAGLTGVTEDDVFPTYGLGDAGFTLETSSTATMITELESAIDAEEPIVVTLWRPFWANDAYPVRDLEDPEGALGESEGLHFLANIDFSGEFPEVAEWIGQIALDDEQYAGMESAVVNDNPDDPAAGIEQFLEEYPDAIPELPAAE encoded by the coding sequence ATGAAGACCCCCCAAAAGACGCTGCGTCGCCGTCAGGTGACCGCTCTGTTCGCCTCCGGTGCCATCGGCCTGTCCCTGGCCGCCTGCGGCAGTGACGACGGTGGCAGCGACAGTGGCGACGGCGGAGAAGGCGGCGGTGACAACACGATCACCCTCGGCTACCTCCCGTCCTGGACGGACGGTCTGAGCACCGCCTACCTGCTGGACCACTTCCTCACCGAGGCGGGCTACACCGTCGAGCACGAGGAGCTGAGCGAGGCGGGAATCCTCTACACCGCGCTGGCCCAGAACGACGTGGACCTCTACCCGTCCGCCTGGCCCGAGGTGACCCACGCCTCCTACATGGAGGAGTACGGCGACGATATCGAGGACCTGGCCACCTACTACGAGGGTGCCGTTCTGACCTTCGCGGTGCCGGAGTACAGCGACATCACCTCGATCGATCAGCTGCCGGACCACGTGGACGAGCTGGGTGGCCGGGTCGTGGGCATCGAGCCCAGCGCCGGTCTGACCGGGGTCACCGAGGACGATGTGTTCCCCACCTACGGGCTGGGCGATGCCGGCTTCACCCTGGAGACCTCCTCGACCGCCACGATGATCACCGAGCTGGAGAGCGCCATCGACGCCGAGGAGCCCATCGTGGTGACCCTGTGGCGGCCGTTCTGGGCGAACGACGCCTACCCGGTGCGTGACCTGGAAGACCCGGAGGGTGCACTCGGGGAGTCCGAGGGCCTGCACTTCCTGGCGAACATCGACTTCAGCGGGGAGTTCCCGGAAGTTGCCGAGTGGATCGGCCAGATCGCGCTCGACGACGAGCAGTACGCGGGGATGGAGTCGGCCGTGGTGAACGACAACCCGGACGACCCGGCTGCCGGCATCGAGCAGTTCCTCGAGGAGTACCCGGACGCCATTCCGGAGCTGCCGGCCGCTGAGTGA
- the nhaA gene encoding Na+/H+ antiporter NhaA — protein MSEKKDAAPNADAGGSGGREPLFSRLTPGGERNFLDTLRGETIGGVLLIVGAVVALIWANSPWQDSYAAVRDTRLGIDALGLDLSIGEWAADGLLAVFFFVVGVELKREVVTGELRRMSTAIVPVAAAAGGMAAPALIYLAFNLTMADGAPDGWAIPTATDIAFAVTVLALVGKWLPTALRAFLLTLAVVDDLLAIIIIAVVYSDSLALLWLLAVVACVAVFSMLVRKGITAWYVLLPLGILTWYFMHASGVHATIAGVALGMATPALPLKGKAASRAPARAAEQSPAAYFEHVWRPASAGFVVPVFALFTAGVMVDPSVIGATLRDPVAIGVALGLVVGKPLGILAATWLITRTRHATLARGLGWLDIGAMGVLAGIGFTVSLLVAELAFGVGHPRDEHAKIAVLSASVFAALVGSALLWWRGRVHRARGTVTASE, from the coding sequence GTGAGCGAGAAGAAGGATGCGGCGCCGAACGCAGATGCCGGTGGATCCGGCGGGCGGGAGCCACTGTTCTCCAGGCTGACCCCGGGCGGTGAGCGCAACTTCCTGGACACCCTGCGCGGGGAGACGATCGGCGGGGTGCTGCTGATCGTCGGTGCGGTGGTCGCGCTGATCTGGGCGAACTCGCCCTGGCAGGACTCCTACGCCGCTGTGCGGGACACCCGGCTGGGGATCGACGCGTTAGGCCTGGACCTGAGCATCGGCGAGTGGGCTGCCGACGGGCTGCTCGCGGTGTTCTTCTTCGTGGTCGGCGTGGAGCTGAAGCGGGAGGTCGTCACCGGGGAGCTGCGCCGGATGTCCACGGCGATCGTGCCGGTGGCCGCGGCAGCGGGTGGGATGGCCGCACCGGCGCTGATCTACCTGGCGTTCAACCTCACCATGGCCGACGGCGCCCCGGACGGCTGGGCGATCCCCACCGCCACCGATATCGCCTTCGCGGTCACCGTGCTCGCACTGGTCGGCAAATGGCTGCCGACGGCGTTGCGCGCCTTCCTCCTCACTCTCGCCGTGGTGGACGATCTGCTGGCGATCATCATCATCGCCGTGGTCTACAGCGACTCGCTGGCGCTTTTGTGGTTGCTGGCCGTGGTCGCCTGTGTGGCGGTGTTCTCCATGCTGGTCCGCAAGGGCATCACTGCCTGGTACGTTCTGCTCCCGCTGGGCATCCTCACCTGGTACTTCATGCACGCCTCCGGGGTACACGCCACCATCGCCGGGGTGGCGCTGGGGATGGCTACGCCCGCGCTGCCGCTGAAGGGTAAGGCTGCCTCGAGGGCCCCTGCGCGGGCGGCGGAGCAGTCCCCGGCCGCGTACTTCGAGCACGTCTGGCGGCCGGCATCGGCCGGGTTCGTGGTGCCGGTGTTCGCGTTGTTCACCGCCGGGGTGATGGTGGACCCGAGCGTGATCGGGGCGACACTGCGCGATCCGGTCGCGATCGGGGTGGCGCTCGGGCTGGTGGTCGGCAAACCTCTCGGCATCCTGGCCGCCACCTGGCTGATCACCCGGACCCGGCACGCCACGCTGGCCCGCGGGCTCGGCTGGCTGGACATCGGCGCGATGGGCGTGCTCGCCGGGATCGGATTCACCGTCTCGTTGCTGGTGGCCGAGCTGGCGTTCGGGGTGGGGCACCCGCGGGACGAGCACGCGAAGATCGCGGTACTGTCCGCCTCGGTGTTCGCCGCGCTGGTGGGCAGTGCGCTGCTCTGGTGGCGCGGCCGGGTGCACCGCGCCCGCGGCACCGTCACCGCCTCCGAATAG
- a CDS encoding ABC transporter permease yields the protein MSESPLPHPPLGEFADKAVDWIKQTMPELLQGIQDTFNTASETLTDVLMFLPALVMAVVFALLAFVVRSWKFAIFVVIGMGLIISMELWLLAMQTLAMVLVATLVAVIIAIPVGILAAKSRTVSAIVRPICDFLQTMPALVYLVPVVIFFSIGYAPGVVATIIFAMAPGIRLTELGIRQVDSETVEAGQAFGGTGGQILRGIQLPLGLPTIMAGVNQVIMLGLSMAVMAGFVGAPGLGKEVVAALGTVDVAKGFEAGLGIVILAIFLDRTTGAVGQENKGSLATMLRGRRKAAAKKAKAQATAPETDSEETEKALQGAH from the coding sequence ATGAGTGAGTCCCCGCTGCCCCACCCGCCGCTCGGCGAGTTCGCCGACAAAGCCGTCGACTGGATCAAGCAGACGATGCCCGAGCTGCTCCAGGGCATCCAGGACACGTTCAACACGGCCTCGGAGACCCTCACCGATGTGCTGATGTTCCTGCCTGCACTGGTCATGGCGGTGGTCTTCGCGCTGCTGGCGTTCGTGGTCCGGTCCTGGAAGTTCGCGATCTTTGTGGTGATCGGCATGGGGCTGATCATCAGCATGGAGCTGTGGCTGCTGGCCATGCAGACTCTGGCCATGGTGCTGGTGGCCACGTTGGTCGCAGTGATCATCGCCATCCCGGTCGGAATCCTCGCGGCGAAGAGTCGCACGGTCAGTGCGATCGTCCGCCCGATCTGCGACTTCTTGCAGACCATGCCTGCGCTGGTCTACCTGGTGCCCGTGGTGATCTTCTTCAGCATCGGCTACGCACCCGGTGTGGTGGCGACGATCATCTTCGCGATGGCTCCGGGTATCCGGCTGACCGAGCTGGGCATCCGCCAGGTTGACTCCGAGACCGTGGAGGCCGGTCAGGCCTTCGGCGGTACCGGCGGGCAGATCCTGCGCGGTATCCAGCTCCCACTCGGCCTGCCGACCATCATGGCCGGCGTCAACCAGGTGATCATGCTTGGTCTGTCGATGGCCGTGATGGCCGGGTTCGTCGGTGCTCCCGGCCTGGGTAAAGAGGTGGTCGCCGCCCTGGGGACCGTCGATGTCGCCAAGGGTTTCGAAGCCGGTCTGGGCATCGTGATCCTGGCGATCTTCCTGGACCGGACCACCGGTGCGGTGGGCCAGGAGAACAAGGGCTCGCTGGCCACGATGCTCCGCGGTCGCCGCAAGGCTGCTGCCAAGAAGGCCAAGGCGCAGGCCACTGCGCCGGAGACCGACTCGGAGGAGACCGAGAAGGCGCTGCAAGGCGCTCACTGA